The nucleotide window GACCTTCATCTCGAGTTTGTTCTCGAACAGGTCGACGAGGTCGGCTTCGATCGAGGAAGCGGGCACTGTGCCGTTGCCCTTCTTGTCGATCTTCATCCCGTCGTCACTTGCCCAGTTCGTCGTCTTCGCAGCATCGGCGTACGGGTCGGTCGACTTCGTATCGGTCGGCTCCGACTCGGCGGGTTCGGAAGCTGCCGGTGTGGTCGCAGCGCCTCCGCCGAAACCGCCACCTGATGAGGATTCGTCCTCGGTGGACTGCGCAGCCTCGGACTTCTGGTCGTCGGCTGGCTTGTCGCCACCGGAACCTCCGCAGGCGGCCAAGGACAGCGCGAGAGCCGTTCCTGCGGCGGCGGTCAGCAGGCGGGGCATCCAGGTGGACCGGCGAATCGATGTCATAGTCTCTCTCCCTCGCACATTCGCGATCACAGAAGTTGTCAATACGTGATCGATTCTGCCATGGCCATATGCCGTCAGGCGTCGCATCGTGTGCGAATCCGGCGACAGATGTGGCGATTCGGACACACGCTCAGGATCGGCGGCAGGGCCACCCCGCACCGTTGGCAGCACAACCACCCGGTGCACCAGGTGGATATGCCGCTGCCGGTGAGGGATGCCGAGGTACCGGGAGGAGGTGCCGCTGCCGGTGAGGGATGCTGCGGCGGGACGTGCGCGGCAACAGGAGGGTATGCCGGGCACGGTGAGGGATGCGGCGGCGGCACGTGCTCGGCAACAGGAGGAGGTGCCGCTGACGGTGAGGGATGCTGCAGCGGCACGTGCGCGGCAACAGGAGGGTATGCCGGCCCCACCCCCGCCGGGACTACTTCGCGGCGGCGGGGGCTGTGGTGTTGACGGCCTTGGCCAGTGCTTCGAAGGCGCGGATCGTCGGGAACAGCTTCCCCGCGTCCTGCGGCAGCCCCCAGCTGGAGAGCTTGACGCCGACGACGTTCGCGCCCGGGTTCATGTAGATCATCTGCCCGTGGATGCCCAGGGCCAGGAAGGCGTGGGAATCGGGGAAGGGGAACCAGAACTGATTGTGATAGGCCCCGCCGGGCATCCGATTGTCGCCAGGGCCCTCGGCGAAGGCCTGCCGCACATCTTCCGACGTCGTCAGGGTGTCGCCGATCCATGTCGTCGGTGCGACCTGCTGGTCGGTCAGCGACTGGCCGCGGTTGGCGTAGACGTAGCCGAAGCGGGCGAGGTCACGCAGAGTGGTGTTGATGCCGCCGTCGAACATCCCGACCCCGTACTGGTCGGTGGCGATGAGCGCATCCTGCTCCGCACCGATGCGTGACCACAGCACCCGCGACATCAGCGTCTGCATGGACTCGCCGGCGATCTTCTCGCACACCCAGCCGAGCACATCGGTCTCGCACGACCGGTATTCGAAGACCCCGCCGTGCTCGGACTTGGCCTCCAGAGTGGCGAGGAACTCGTACATTCCGATGCCCGGGTTCTCCCGTTTGGCCTCGGACCAGCCGATCTGCTCCTCGATCTGCCTGACTT belongs to Brevibacterium spongiae and includes:
- a CDS encoding serine hydrolase domain-containing protein gives rise to the protein MTEPSPDNAMPTPTSAGVDDPLVADPAVGVDRDNWQDPDIVRWSFQNVERVLPTTPISRGTGPVAELPADLQDLGEVEVPATEFSATRTVRSVIEDSDTDAWMLMHNGTVLTEEYFGEMTPGTEHLLMSVSKSLVGTVAGVLVGAGDLDPNRLITDYVPELAESGYAGATVRHVLDMRSGIRFSENYLDPKSEVRQIEEQIGWSEAKRENPGIGMYEFLATLEAKSEHGGVFEYRSCETDVLGWVCEKIAGESMQTLMSRVLWSRIGAEQDALIATDQYGVGMFDGGINTTLRDLARFGYVYANRGQSLTDQQVAPTTWIGDTLTTSEDVRQAFAEGPGDNRMPGGAYHNQFWFPFPDSHAFLALGIHGQMIYMNPGANVVGVKLSSWGLPQDAGKLFPTIRAFEALAKAVNTTAPAAAK